From Jiangella mangrovi:
ATCGTCGATGTCCTGGTCGGGCCGGCGGGCACAGGGAAGACGACGACGCTCGGCGGGCTGCGGCGAGCCTGGGAGGCCGAGTTCGGATCAGGGAGCGTAGTGGGCCTCGCGCCCTCCGCGACGGCGGCAGACGTGCTCGGTGCCGACCTCGGGATCACGACCGAGACGACGGCCAAGTGGCTCTATGAGTACGAACACGGTCGGTGGCAGCTCCATCGCGGGCAGCTCGTCGTGCTCGACGAAGCATCGTTGGCGGGCACGTTCGCGCTCGACACCATTGCCGCTAATGTTGCGACCGCCGGCGCGAAGCTGGTGCTGGTGGGGGACTGGGCGCAGTTGGACGCGGTTGATACCAGCGGGGCGTTCGGGCTGCTCGTGCGGTCGCGCGACGACGCGCCGGAGCTCGCAGACGTCCGCCGGTTCAGCGAGGACTGGGAGAAGAGCGCGTCCCTCGAGCTTCGTCTGGGCCGGCCCGACGCCATCCGCCGGTACGAAGCGCATGGACGGGTCGCGGGTGGCGAGTCCGACGTCATGCTCGACACGGCGTACCGAGCGTGGGCCCAGGACCTGGCGGCAGGTAAAGCCACCTTGCTGATCGCCGATGATGCCGAGACCGTCAGCTCCCTCAACGCGCGGGCTCGGAACGACCGGATGCTCGCCGGGGACGTCGGGGATGGAGGCGTTCAGCTTGCCGACGGCAACCGAGCCAGCGGCGGCGACCTCGTGATCACACGACAGAACGATCGCCGGCTCTCGGTCGGCACCGGGTGGGTGAAGAACGGTGACCGTTGGATCGTCACCGCGAACCACGCCGATGGGGCTCTTACGGTTTGGCGCGCCGACGGACGTTGGCGGGGGACCGTCACGCTCCCGTCCTGGTACGTGGCCGAGCACGTCGACCTCGGATACGCCATCACCGCGCACAGAGCGCAAGGTGCCACCGTCGACACGTCCCACGTCATCGTCCGTTCACCGGCGATGACGCGCGAGGCGTTCTACGTCGCGATGTCTCGCGGCCGGCAGAGCAACGCCGCCTACGTCGCCACCGACCGCGCCCACCTCGAGGAGCATCAGCGCTCCGACGGTGATGACCCGACGGCGCGGTCGGTGCTCCAGGCGGTGCTCCGCAACAGCGCCAGTGCGCTGTCGGCTCACGAGATGATCAGGACCGAGCAGGAGACCTGGACGAGCATCGCGCAGCTTGCGGCCGAGTACGAGACGATCGCCCAGCACGCCGAAGCCGAGCACGTCGCCACACTCCTCGCCATCGGCGGGCTCGATGATCGACAGCTCGACCAGGTGGTTCGGGACGACGCGTACGGATCGCTGGTCGCCGAGCTACGCCGAGCCTCCGCAAACGGCTTCGACCCGGCCGCGGTCGTCCGGCACACCGTTCTCGCAGGCAGCCTGGAGCGCGTCGACAATCTCACGACACTGCTTCGCCACCGCGTCCAGAAGCTGACGGGCAGTGGCCGGATACGCACGCCGGCTCGAGACAGCCGGCGGCTCGTCGTCGGGCTCCTCCCCAGAGCCGTCGGAGCAATGACCGAGGAGATGGCAGCGGTTCTGGCCGAACTCGAAGAACTCATGGAACGACGGGCAGATGCGAACGTGGATGCCGCGGTTGCCGCGGGCGAGCCGTGGGTCCTGCGGTGCGGGCGACCGCCACAAGAGCCGGCGATGCGCCAGGCCTGGACTGACGCCGTGCGCGTGGTGGCGGCCTACCGCGACCTGCACAGAGTCGGTGGTGACGAACCCGTTGGGCCAGTGCCATCGACCGACCGCGAGCGGATCGACTTCAATCGCGCGGTCCGCGCCCTCCGAGACGCTCGCGCTCGCGCTGCGGGTCCACGCGATGAGGCAAGACCCGTCCTTCCGGCGGTGCACCGGCTCGATTCATTCAGCTCGTGATCCTGTTGGGCGTCGCCACATAGACTGTGAATCGCTGCAGTCGTG
This genomic window contains:
- the mobF gene encoding MobF family relaxase → MTVSMRVLTAGEGYRYLLRSVAAGDGNRSLSTPLTRYYQEKGTPPGFWLGTGVHGFGDGTLTSGDVVTEAQLRRLLGRGLDPLTGEPLGRCFYQFKPVAVRVAVRAARLSPELSPEQRTESMRQIKAEEAARSRPRTVAGYDLTFSVPKSVSVLWGLADVGTQAMIVHAHHDAIADVIALLERDVAMTRTGTGGVAQIETLGVAATAFDHYDSRASDPQLHTHVVIANRVQGRDGRWRTLDGRPMHAAVVALSEHYNSVLADHLTRALGVGWERRTRGEKRNPSWEIVGISDDLISEFSARAADIEVQTDRLIAEYILTHGRCPSRRTVLQLRQRATLETRPEKEVRSLAERTVEWRHRAGRILDKAPADWACSVVTTSVDRAVLRADDLPLAVVDELARTVVERVGQKRSTWRRWNLYAEASRQLMHLRFAATADREAVIGMVVDAAERVSLRLTPPELAATPAEFRRADGSSVFRPKHGVVYSSTSVLAAEDRLLRLAENRAAPTVDLEAVAGATAVEDVVLAGDQVLAIEKIAVSGRIVDVLVGPAGTGKTTTLGGLRRAWEAEFGSGSVVGLAPSATAADVLGADLGITTETTAKWLYEYEHGRWQLHRGQLVVLDEASLAGTFALDTIAANVATAGAKLVLVGDWAQLDAVDTSGAFGLLVRSRDDAPELADVRRFSEDWEKSASLELRLGRPDAIRRYEAHGRVAGGESDVMLDTAYRAWAQDLAAGKATLLIADDAETVSSLNARARNDRMLAGDVGDGGVQLADGNRASGGDLVITRQNDRRLSVGTGWVKNGDRWIVTANHADGALTVWRADGRWRGTVTLPSWYVAEHVDLGYAITAHRAQGATVDTSHVIVRSPAMTREAFYVAMSRGRQSNAAYVATDRAHLEEHQRSDGDDPTARSVLQAVLRNSASALSAHEMIRTEQETWTSIAQLAAEYETIAQHAEAEHVATLLAIGGLDDRQLDQVVRDDAYGSLVAELRRASANGFDPAAVVRHTVLAGSLERVDNLTTLLRHRVQKLTGSGRIRTPARDSRRLVVGLLPRAVGAMTEEMAAVLAELEELMERRADANVDAAVAAGEPWVLRCGRPPQEPAMRQAWTDAVRVVAAYRDLHRVGGDEPVGPVPSTDRERIDFNRAVRALRDARARAAGPRDEARPVLPAVHRLDSFSS